The window TTTCGTTGCTCCGTGGTTTATTGGTTTTCTGATATTTACAGCCGGTCCTCTTTTGTTCTCTTTATACGCTAGCTTTACGAACTATGACATCACGTCACGTATGGACTTTATTGGTTTTGACAACTATAAACGCATGTTTACGGAAGATCCTTTGTTCTGGAAATCACTCCGAAATACCCTTTACTATGTTGCACTTGCCGTTCCGTTAACCACGATGGGCTCTGTGATTCTTGCCGTTTTATTGAATGTGAAAATTCCCGGCATGCGATGGTTTCGGACGATTTATTACCTGCCAACCGTCTTGTCCGGTGTAGCTGTTTATATGCTTTGGATGATGCTTCTTAACCCAGATTCAGGTCTCATTAATACGGTGCTCGGCTGGATTGGAATTGAAGGACCTGCTTGGCTGACGGATCCGGCTTGGACGAAAAATGCGATTGTCATGATGAAAATGTGGGCAGTCGGCGGAGGGATGCTGCTGTTTCTAGCAGCGCTGCAAGGAGTATCCGATCATTTGTATGAAGCAGCGGAAATTGATGGCGCATCCAGTATTCGTAAGCTTTGGCATATCACTGTACCGATGATTACGCCTGTTATTTTCTTTGATGTCGTCACAAGCTTAATCGGTGGCTTCCAAATTTTCCAGGAGGGCTATGTCATGGCCGATGACCCTGGTGCTCCGGGATCTCCAGCGAACTCCCTCTTATTTTTCAATCTTCATATGTTCTTGAAAGCTTTCAAAATATTCGATATGGGATACGCCATGGCAATGGCTTGGTTCCTATTCATTATCGCGATTATTGTTACCATCATTAATATGGTGATGTCGAAGTATTGGGTTCACTACGAAGGAGGAGATTCGCGATGACTGTCGCTGCAGCTGTAACTAAGAAATCATACCATCAAAGCCGCAAGACCAAGCAAAGGATCTCCAAATGGGTCGTAACCCTTATTCTCATTATCGGCAGTTTGTCTTTTCTCATGCCGTTCTGGTGGATGATTCAAACATCCTTGAAATCGTTGACAGAAGTGGTGACATATCCGCCGACCTGGTTTCCTAAAAAATTCGTTTGGGCCAATTATAAAGAGGCTTGGGAAGCAGGGAATTTTGCGAGATATTCGGCCAATTCGCTGCTAATCGCTTCAACCGCAGTGTTTGCACATGTAATCTCTAACTCGTTCATCGCTTATGGATTTGCGAAGATTCGCTTTCCCGGAAAAGGGCTGCTGTTTTCCATTATTCTTGGAACGATGATTATTCCGGGGTTTGTCACATTGATTCCTCAGTATATTTTATTCTCTAAATTACATTGGGTTGGTACTTACTTGCCCTTGGTCATTCCAGGTTTTTTCGGAAGTGCCTTCCATATCTTTCTCATACGTCAATTCTATTTGGGTATCCCCAATGATTTAGTTGAAGCAGCGAAAATTGACGGCGCAAGCCACTTGTATATTTGGCGTTCGATCATGCTTCCGTTGGCTAAACCGGCACTCGCTACGGTGGCAATCGGTACATTTACAGGAGCTTGGAACGATTTCCTCGGACCGTTGTTATATGTGAATGATGAATCTAAGTATACTTTGCAGCTTGGTTTGCAAGCCTTCAAGGTTAGCTCAGGCGTTAGCCAGTGGCACTTACTTATGGCGGGTTCGGTAATGGTAATGATTCCGGTCATCGCAATTTTCTTCATTTTCCAAAGATATTTTATCGAGGGTATGAACATCAGTGCTGGTACGAAAGGGTAAGGAGGATAACAACTTGGATCGCAAATATCGTGTGTTTATTTACCATCATACCCATTGGGATCGGGAGTGGTGGGCGACGATGCAGGATTTCCGCATCCGCTTGGTAGAGCTTATCGATGAACTGCTTGATACGATGGATAACGATCCGGAGTTCCGCTGCTTTTTGCTCGATGGTCAAACAATTGTCTTGAAGGACTATCTGGAGATCCGACCGGAAAATCAGGCACGTCTTCTGCGATATATCCACGAAAACCGTATTCAATGCGGGCCATGGTACATCTTGCCGGATGAGTTTCTCGTCAGCGGTGAGGCGCATGTGCGTAATTTGATGCTAGGTGCACGTATGGCTGAGAAGCTCGGCTATACGAACTTGGATGTCGGTTATATCCCGGATACGTTTGGTCATATCTCGCAGATGCCGCAGATTCTCCAAGGCTTCGGGATTGACAATGCGATGGTCTGGCGAGGGCTCGGTGGAGCTTCACCCGACTTTAAACAAGAGTTTCTATGGGAAGCTCCGGATGGTACGCAAGTGTTTACGTACTGGTTCCCAGATGGCTATTATATGGTGGATTTCCTCCATTTTGACAATCCGCTCAAGACTTATGACGAAACCTACGGCAGAGTTCGTAAATCTTTGGAACGCTGGGCACCACGGGCAACAACGGATTGCTTATTAATGCCCTATGGCGGTGATCACAGGCTTATTGATGCGCGATTGCCGCGATTAATGAAGCAGGTAGGCGAAGATTTGAAAGAAATCGCGGAGCTGCACTGGGGGACAACGAAGGATTTCATCGAAGCCGTTCGCAGTCAGAATCCTTCATTAGAAGTTATACATGGCGAGCTTCGTCATTTTGGCGCAGATTTGCCTCATGTATTGCCCGGTGTATTGTCTGCACGCCTATATTTGAAACGGCATAATTTCATCGGACAGCTGGCATTGGAACGCTATGCAGAACCTTTCTCGGCGCTTGCCTGGCTAAGCGGCCGTAAGTACGAATCAACCCTGCTGTGGACCGCATGGGAACTGCTTGTCCAGAATCACCCGCACGACAGTATTTGTGGATGCAGTATTGACGAAGTGCATCGTGAGATGCTGCCAAGGTTTGCGCAATCCAAGCAAATAGCTGACATTTTGACGGAGAAAAGCATCCAACACATCAACAATCAGATTGATACAAGCGATTTGGAAGATGGAGCTTTGGCGATTGTTGTTCATAATTCACTGAGCTGGACGCGTGACGACACGGCTGCTGTCTGGGCGGATCGAAAGTTAATGGTTCATCCAAGAACCTATAGGCTGGAGGATTCGGAAGGAAATGAGGTTCCTTTTCAGGTGAAGGAAGTCAGCGGCATGAAGCCTATGACGGATAAACATTTTTATACAGAATTAAGTTTTCCAGCTGTAGACCTTCCCGGTT is drawn from Paenibacillus sp. V4I7 and contains these coding sequences:
- a CDS encoding carbohydrate ABC transporter permease; its protein translation is MNPQVNKVIHPKKRRKWSLDKKEALEGYGFVAPWFIGFLIFTAGPLLFSLYASFTNYDITSRMDFIGFDNYKRMFTEDPLFWKSLRNTLYYVALAVPLTTMGSVILAVLLNVKIPGMRWFRTIYYLPTVLSGVAVYMLWMMLLNPDSGLINTVLGWIGIEGPAWLTDPAWTKNAIVMMKMWAVGGGMLLFLAALQGVSDHLYEAAEIDGASSIRKLWHITVPMITPVIFFDVVTSLIGGFQIFQEGYVMADDPGAPGSPANSLLFFNLHMFLKAFKIFDMGYAMAMAWFLFIIAIIVTIINMVMSKYWVHYEGGDSR
- a CDS encoding carbohydrate ABC transporter permease, yielding MTVAAAVTKKSYHQSRKTKQRISKWVVTLILIIGSLSFLMPFWWMIQTSLKSLTEVVTYPPTWFPKKFVWANYKEAWEAGNFARYSANSLLIASTAVFAHVISNSFIAYGFAKIRFPGKGLLFSIILGTMIIPGFVTLIPQYILFSKLHWVGTYLPLVIPGFFGSAFHIFLIRQFYLGIPNDLVEAAKIDGASHLYIWRSIMLPLAKPALATVAIGTFTGAWNDFLGPLLYVNDESKYTLQLGLQAFKVSSGVSQWHLLMAGSVMVMIPVIAIFFIFQRYFIEGMNISAGTKG
- a CDS encoding glycoside hydrolase family 38 C-terminal domain-containing protein — protein: MDRKYRVFIYHHTHWDREWWATMQDFRIRLVELIDELLDTMDNDPEFRCFLLDGQTIVLKDYLEIRPENQARLLRYIHENRIQCGPWYILPDEFLVSGEAHVRNLMLGARMAEKLGYTNLDVGYIPDTFGHISQMPQILQGFGIDNAMVWRGLGGASPDFKQEFLWEAPDGTQVFTYWFPDGYYMVDFLHFDNPLKTYDETYGRVRKSLERWAPRATTDCLLMPYGGDHRLIDARLPRLMKQVGEDLKEIAELHWGTTKDFIEAVRSQNPSLEVIHGELRHFGADLPHVLPGVLSARLYLKRHNFIGQLALERYAEPFSALAWLSGRKYESTLLWTAWELLVQNHPHDSICGCSIDEVHREMLPRFAQSKQIADILTEKSIQHINNQIDTSDLEDGALAIVVHNSLSWTRDDTAAVWADRKLMVHPRTYRLEDSEGNEVPFQVKEVSGMKPMTDKHFYTELSFPAVDLPGFGYKTYSLRKREAVCDPKQVFFNALLPSAKLKGSEAVTDLHIGPNILENALLRVEVNQQNGTLRITDKQSGLIYEGLGAFESGGDAGDTYNYAAPLVDQVLRTTETPVSVHVSAAEVGYAKGTLQVDIDWSLPKRLSGDRLSREAAYTDYRITNYVTLAAGSARVDVRTAWNNQAEDHRLRVLFPLGEKFKVSHAEGHFDVVEREASVKDHGNGWPETYVQQKPQQGFVSVNGRDKGMTVANKGLTEYDMLDDEQGTLAITLLRAVGWLSGEDTLIRVGGAGPETPVPDAQSLGFNETEYAIFVHQDDWLESNMFTRVHEYLTASYGSITGKHAGVLAKKDGWLEIEGNHTLMLSACKKAEKSDALILRFWNTAKKATSAKVRMQIKPDQVRYVKLNEQPMDTKDLVMDADGAFTVHAKGAEIITLEISIQSVKTK